GCCGGCCGCGCTGAAAGAGTTGAACCAGATTCTGGAGAAGCAGTTCTCCGGCAACGCCAATACTTCACGTACCACGCTGGGCGGCATCAAGCGTGCTGCGGACATCATGAACTTCCTCGACAGCTCCATGGAAGGCACGCTCATGGATTCGATCCGCGAAGTCGACGAAGACCTCTCGGTGCAGATCGAAGACCTCATGTTCGTCTTCAACAACCTGGCGGACGTGGACGACCGTGGCATTCAGGCGCTGCTGCGCGAAGTTTCTTCGGATGTGCTGGTGCTGGCCCTCAAAGGCTCGGACGAGGCGATCAAGGAAAAGATTTTCAAGAACATGTCCAAGCGCGCTGCCGAACTGCTGCGCGACGATCTGGAAGCCAAAGGGCCGGTTCGCGTCAGCGACGTGGAAACCGCACAAAAAGAAATCCTCACCATTGCGCGCCGTATGGCCGAGGCCGGGGAGATTGTGCTCGGCGGCAAAGGTGGCGAGGAAATGATTTAAGGTCTTTTTAATGTCCAGCTCCAGTAAAGAAACGGCCAGCGAGCTTATTCGCGCCAAAGACGTCGGCGGTTACGACCTCTTTTCCCTGCCAAGTTTCGATCCGCAACAAGAGCCCGACCCCGAACCTGAGGTCTTGCCGGTCGAAGAAGAGCCGGCTGAGATGGAAGAAGTGCCGCTGGATGAAGTCCAGCCGCTGACCCTTGAAGAACTGGAAAGCATTCGTCAGGAGGCCTACAACGAAGGCTTCGCTACCGGCGAGAAAGAGGGCTTTCACAGCACGCAACTCAAGGTCCGCCAGGAAGCCGAAGTCGCCCTCGCGGCCAAGCTTGCCAGTCTTGAACAGTTGATGGCGAACCTGCTCGACCCAATCGCCGATCAGGACACGCAAATCGAAAGGGGCGTGGTTCTGCTGGTCGAGCATATTGCCCGCAAAGTCATTCAACGTGAACTGACCGCTGACTCCAGACAGATCGGCAATGTATTGCGCGATGCCCTGAAGCTGTTGCCTATGGGCGCGCAAAACGTGCGCATCTTCATCAATCCGCAGGACTTCGCCCAGGTCAAGGCGCTGCGCGAGCGCCACGAGGAAACCTGGCGCATCCTGGAAGATGACAGCTTGCAAGCGGGTGGTTGCCGGATCGAGACCGAGCACAGCCGGATCGATGCCAGCATCGAGACACGAATTTCCCTGGCAATGGCCAAGATGTACGACCAGATGCACGAGCAGGCGCTGCATCCGGCTGCGGCAGATGTGAGCATTGATCTTGAGCAGGCGGCTGCGGCCTCTAAAATCGCCAATCCTGACACCGAGAGCTCCGACACCGCGAACGCCGACAACGAGAAGCCCGATGCGCCTTGATCGCACCAGCTTCGGCAAGCGTCTGGAGACTTACGCCGAAGCCATCGACCTGCCGGCCCAGCCCGTTGTGGAGGGCCGTTTGCTGCGCATGGTCGGCCTGACCCTCGAAGCTGAAGGCTTGCGGGCCGCCATGGGCAGTCGTTGCGTGGTGATCAACGATGACAGCCATTCGCCGGTCGAAGTCGAGGCCGAAGTCATGGGCTTTTCCGGCGGCAAAGTATTTCTGATGCCGGTCGGCAGCGTTGCCGGTATCGCCCCCGGCGCGCGGGTCGTGCCGTTGGCCGATACCGGTCGCCTGCCGATGGGCATGGCCATGCTCGGGCGCGTGCTCGATGGCGCGGGCCGGGCGCTGGACGGCAAGGGCGGGATGAAAGCCGAAGACTGGGTGCCGATGGACGGCCCGACCATCAACCCGCTCAAGCGCAACCCGATCAGCCAGCCGCTGGACGTGGGTATTCGTTGCATCAACGGATTATTGACAGTCGGACGCGGCCAGCGACTTGGCTTGTTCGCCGGTACCGGCGTCGGCAAGAGTGTGTTGCTTGGGATGATGACGCGCTTTACCGAGGCGGACATCATTGTCGTCGGCCTGATCGGTGAGCGGGGGCGCGAGGTCAAGGAATTCATCGAGCACAGTCTGGGTGAAGAAGGTCTCAAGCGTTCCGTCGTCGTGGCTTCACCTGCGGATGATGCGCCGCTGATGCGTTTGCGCGCGGCCATGTATTGCACGCGTATCGCCGAATATTTTCGCGACAAGGGCAAGAACGTCCTGTTGCTGATGGACTCCCTGACCCGTTTCGCCCAGGCCCAGCGGGAAATTGCCCTGGCGATTGGCGAGCCGCCAGCGACCAAAGGCTATCCGCCGTCGGTGTTCGCCAAGCTGCCCAAGCTGGTCGAGCGCGCGGGCAATGCCGAAGCGGGTGGCGGGTCGATCACGGCTTTTTATACGGTGCTCTCGGAAGGCGATGATCAGCAGGACCCGATTGCCGACTCGGCGCGGGGCGTGCTCGACGGGCACATCGTATTGTCGCGACGTCTGGCCGAAGAGGGCCATTATCCGGCCATCGATATCGAGGCTTCGATCAGCCGGGTCATGCCTTCGGTGGTCAGCCCTGAACACATGGGGCAGGCCCAGCATTTCAAGCAGCTATGGTCGCGGTATCAGCAAAGCCGGGATTTGATCAGCGTCGGCGCGTACGTGGCAGGTGGCGATCGGGAAACCGACATGGCCATTGCCCTGCAACCGGTGCTGGTGCGTTATCTGCGTCAGGGTCTGAACGACAATGAAAGCATGCAGGAAAGCAGTGCGCGGCTGGCGGCAGTCTTCAATCCGGCTGCGGGCGGCTGATAAGTCATGGCCAAGAGTCGCGCCGAGCGTCTGGCGCCCGTGGTGGATATGGCCGAATCAGCCGAGCGCGCAGCGGCGCAACGGTTGGGCCACTTTCAGGGTCAGGTACGCCTGGCGGAAGGCAAGCTCGATGAGCTGGAAAATTTCCGTCTCAGCTACCAGCAGCAGTGGATCGACAAAGGCGGCACCGGTGTTTCCGGGCAATGGTTGATGAACTATCAGCGCTTTCTCAATCAGCTGGAAACCGCAGTCGGTCAACAACGCAAAAGCCTGGAGTGGCATCAGAACAACCTGAATCAGGCGCGGGGCACCTGGCAGCAGGCGTACGCGCGGGTTGAGGGATTGCGCAAGCTGGTCCAGCGTTATGTGGATGAGGCACGCAAACTTGAAGACAAGCGTGAACAAAAACTACTTGATGAATTATCCCAGCGGTTGCCGCGACACGAGCCGTTCTAGGCCCGGTTTCTGGCCGCATCGCGTGATGATTCACCCGTCGCGATTCAAATCCGGTTTGCTGTCGCTGACGGGCGGTGTTACACCTTCGTTACGTTACGAAGACCCCACTGAGGACTTTCCCCTATGTCGGTAACCTCCGAGCTCTCTCAAGACGAACAGCAACTGACCATCTTCATCACTGGTCGCTTCGATTTCGCTTCTCATCAGGATTTTCGCAACGCCTACGAAAATCGGACCAGCGTGCGCAATTTTGTCGTTGACCTGAAGGGCACCAATTACCTGGACAGCTCTGCGTTGGGGATGCTGTTGCTGTTGCGCGACCATGCCGGCGGCGAGCATTCACGGATACAACTGGTGAATTGCAGCTCGGATGTCATCAAGATCCTGACGATCTCCAATTTCTCTAAACTGTTCAAGATAGGCTGAGCCTGTGCAGCCTTCAACGGAAAGCCTGTGCATCCTGATCGCCGACGACAACACGACGGATCGCTACCTGCTGTCGACCATCATCAGTCGCCAGGGCCACACAGTCCTTTGCGCCAGTAACGGTGCCGAGGCCGTCGAGCTTTTCGAATCAGGGCGTCCGCAACTGGTATTGATGGATGCGGTCATGCCGGTCATGGACGGTTTCGAGGCGGCGCGGCGGATCAAGAAAATGGCCGGCGAGTCGCTGGTGCCGATTATCTTCCTGACTTCGATGACCGAGGGCGAGGCGCTGGCCCATTGTCTGGATGCCGGTGGCGACGATTTCATCGCCAAGCCTTACAACCAGGTGGTGCTGACGGCAAAGATCAACGCCATGAATCGTCTGAGAGTGTTGCAGGAAACCGTCCTGCAGCAGCGAGACCTCATTTCCCGTCATCACGAGTACTTGCTTAACGAGCAACGGGTCGCCAAGGAAGTCTTCGATCAGGTCGCCCATTCCGGTTGTCTGGATGCACCCAATATTCGCTATCTGCAGTCGCCTTACGCGCTATTCAACGGTGATTTGCTGCTCGCCACCTACACGCCTGCCGGGCACATGCATCTGTTGCTCGGGGATTTCACCGGGCACGGGCTGCCGGCGGCGGTGGGCGCGATGCCGTTGGCCGAAGTGTTCTACGGCATGACCGCCAAGGGTTTCGGGCTTGCCGAAACCCTGCGCGAGATGAATGCCAAGCTCAAACGCATCCTGCCGGTGGACATGTTTTGCTGCGCGACGCTGCTGTGCATCAACTTTCAGCAACGCCACGTCGAAGTCTGGAACGGCGGCCTGCCGGACGGTTATTTGCTGCATACCGCAAGCGGTGAGCGCACGCCGCTGGTCTCGCGGCACCTGCCTTTGGGTGTGCTGGACGCCAGTGACTTCGATGACAAGACCGAGGTCTACCCGGTCGCCACCGGTGACCGGATCTTCCTGCTCTCGGACGGTGTCATCGATACCAACGACAGCGAGGACCGGCTGTTTGGTGCCCAGCGTCTGCATGAAGTGTTCGACGCCAATCGCCAGCCGCATTTGTTGATTGGCGAGATCCAGCAGGCATTGACCGCGTTCGGCGGGCAGGCGCGCGATGACGTCAGCATGGTGGAGATCACCACGGTCGATCAGGCGACGCTGGGGCCGCAAACCGTCACGTACTCCGACAGCGGCGCATCGAGCCCGCTGGACTGGTCGGCGACGTTCGAATTTCGTGCCTCGACGCTGCGGCGCTTCAATCCGCTGCCTTATCTGCTGCAGCTGCTGCTTGAGGTGCATGGTTTACGCAGCCAGAGCGGTACGTTGTATAGCGTGCTTTCCGAGCTGTACAACAATGCACTTGAGCACGGTGTTCTGGGTCTGGACTCAAAGCTCAAAAGAGATGCGACGGGTTTTGCCCGCTATTATCGGGAGCGGGGCGAACGCCTGGTTGAGCTTGAAGAGGGCTTCATTCGCGTGCATTTGCGGGTCGTTCCGGCCGAGCGGGGCGGGCGGCTTACCCTGCAAGTCGAGGACAGCGGCGCCGGTTTCGACGCCGATACAATTCTGGCGTTGCCCCCGGTGGGTAATGAGTTGTACGGTCGCGGTCTCGGGCTGGTACGCCAATTGACCGAGCAAGCGTCCTGGTCCCGGGATGGTCGCACTGCCAGCGTGGAGTTTTCCTGGGAGGGAATGGCATAATCGCTGGGCCTTTCGCCCTTCAACGCGGCAACAGATTCAAGGTTCTTGATCAAGGAGTGAACAAGTGTCGGCTATTCATTTGGATTACAGCGTATTGAATACGTTGCAGGAAATCATGGAGGATGAATATCCAACATTGCTCGACGTATTCCTGGATGACTCGGAACATCGCATCGCGCGGTTGCAGCAGATGCTGCTGGGTTATGCGGGGGGCAGTGGTGCCTTCGACCTTCAGGAATTGAGCCTGATGGCCCACAGTTTCAAGGGCAGCAGCGGCAACATGGGCGCGCTGCGTCTGGCCGACCTGTGTCGCGAGCTTGAAGAGCGCAGTCGTCGCGAAGAAGTTTCAGGCCTTGAAGACTTGCTCGCCAGTATCGATCTTGAATATGTGACCGTACGGCGGCTGATCGACGTCGAGCGTCAGCTACATGGTGTCCTGCCATAAACTGGCCCGTATCTTGCTCAGGCATTTGGTAATACGCTCGCAACCAGCGATTCATGCGGAGACCGACATGCCCCTTGCCTCTAATCCACTCCTTCAAACCACCCCGATGGCGGCGTCCAAGACCAACGCTGCCAATAGCGTGGCCAAGGCGGCTGACAACGGCAAGGACGACAGTTCGAGCTTCTCCGACGTCTACGCCAAGCAGGCGCAGGCTAAATCCGCCGCCAACAACGATGTGCCGGTCAAGCCCGCGCGGGACAAGACGGCCCCCGCCAAGGACAAGGACGTTGCCGCAAAAGACCCGGCAGCCAAAGACGATGCCGCCGTGGATCAGACGGCGGTTGCCGATAGCGGCAATACCTTGCCTGCCGACGCTGCCGCTGATGCCGGTGACAAAGACGCCAAGGCTGCCGACGATGCAGTCGCCGCCTTGCCGGTGGAAACACCTGTGCCTGAAGTCGCCCTCGACCCCGCGCTTGATCCTGCGTTGCAGGCCATGGTCCAGCCTGCCGTCGTGCCGGTGAAAGACGCGCCGGTTGCTGATCCGACAACGGTTTCTTCCGCCACCACCGCGATGGTGGCGGCATCCGCTACAACACCTTCGGCAGCGGCGGTATCCAGCCCTGATTTGGCGAATGACGCGTCGTTCGATCCCGAGGCGGACCCATTGGCGGGCTTGCCCGCTCTGCAATTTGCCCTGGAGAACGCCAGCGCCAAGGCCCACGCCGCCGCGCAGCAGAGCAATGCCAGCAACCATCCTGACAAGGCCGGCAAGTCCAGCGCCAACGATTCCGCCGACTCCGCCCAGAACATCGCCAATAACCTGACGGCCCTGGCCGATCAACTGCCCACTGATGAAGCCAGCACGGAAAGCAGCGACAAATCTTTCAGTGGCTTGCTTGATGACGGGCTCAAGGATGTGAAAAGTAGCGGCGGTGATACCCGCATGGATAACTTCGCCGAGCGTCTGGCGGCAATGAGCCAGGCTGCCCAGGCGCCGCGCGCGGCCCTGACGCCGACTGTTCCGCTGATCAACCAGCCACTTGCCATGCATCAGAGTGGTTGGAGTGAAGGCGTCGTTGATCGGGTTATGTACCTGTCGAGCCAAAACCTGAAGTCGGCGGAAATCCAACTGGAACCGGCCGAACTTGGACGTCTGGATATCCGCGTCAACATGGCGACGGATCAACAGACCCAGGTGACTTTCATGAGTGCCCACGTAGGCGTCCGTGAAGCGCTTGAAAACCAGATGTCGCGCCTGCGTGAGTCGTTCAGTCAACAAGGGTTGGGCCAGGTGGACGTCAGCGTGTCTGACCAGAATCGCGGTTGGCAGCAACAGCAGCAACAGAGTCAGGACCAGGCCAGCAACAGCCAGCGCAGTTCCGGCACCAGCGGCAGTTCTTCAAGCCTGGACGGTTCGGGTGATGGCGGTCAGGTCGATGCCGGCGTTGCAGTCAGCCAG
This genomic window from Pseudomonas sp. G.S.17 contains:
- the fliH gene encoding flagellar assembly protein FliH, producing the protein MSSSSKETASELIRAKDVGGYDLFSLPSFDPQQEPDPEPEVLPVEEEPAEMEEVPLDEVQPLTLEELESIRQEAYNEGFATGEKEGFHSTQLKVRQEAEVALAAKLASLEQLMANLLDPIADQDTQIERGVVLLVEHIARKVIQRELTADSRQIGNVLRDALKLLPMGAQNVRIFINPQDFAQVKALRERHEETWRILEDDSLQAGGCRIETEHSRIDASIETRISLAMAKMYDQMHEQALHPAAADVSIDLEQAAAASKIANPDTESSDTANADNEKPDAP
- the fliI gene encoding flagellar protein export ATPase FliI — translated: MRLDRTSFGKRLETYAEAIDLPAQPVVEGRLLRMVGLTLEAEGLRAAMGSRCVVINDDSHSPVEVEAEVMGFSGGKVFLMPVGSVAGIAPGARVVPLADTGRLPMGMAMLGRVLDGAGRALDGKGGMKAEDWVPMDGPTINPLKRNPISQPLDVGIRCINGLLTVGRGQRLGLFAGTGVGKSVLLGMMTRFTEADIIVVGLIGERGREVKEFIEHSLGEEGLKRSVVVASPADDAPLMRLRAAMYCTRIAEYFRDKGKNVLLLMDSLTRFAQAQREIALAIGEPPATKGYPPSVFAKLPKLVERAGNAEAGGGSITAFYTVLSEGDDQQDPIADSARGVLDGHIVLSRRLAEEGHYPAIDIEASISRVMPSVVSPEHMGQAQHFKQLWSRYQQSRDLISVGAYVAGGDRETDMAIALQPVLVRYLRQGLNDNESMQESSARLAAVFNPAAGG
- the fliJ gene encoding flagellar export protein FliJ, producing MAKSRAERLAPVVDMAESAERAAAQRLGHFQGQVRLAEGKLDELENFRLSYQQQWIDKGGTGVSGQWLMNYQRFLNQLETAVGQQRKSLEWHQNNLNQARGTWQQAYARVEGLRKLVQRYVDEARKLEDKREQKLLDELSQRLPRHEPF
- a CDS encoding STAS domain-containing protein, giving the protein MSVTSELSQDEQQLTIFITGRFDFASHQDFRNAYENRTSVRNFVVDLKGTNYLDSSALGMLLLLRDHAGGEHSRIQLVNCSSDVIKILTISNFSKLFKIG
- a CDS encoding fused response regulator/phosphatase, with amino-acid sequence MQPSTESLCILIADDNTTDRYLLSTIISRQGHTVLCASNGAEAVELFESGRPQLVLMDAVMPVMDGFEAARRIKKMAGESLVPIIFLTSMTEGEALAHCLDAGGDDFIAKPYNQVVLTAKINAMNRLRVLQETVLQQRDLISRHHEYLLNEQRVAKEVFDQVAHSGCLDAPNIRYLQSPYALFNGDLLLATYTPAGHMHLLLGDFTGHGLPAAVGAMPLAEVFYGMTAKGFGLAETLREMNAKLKRILPVDMFCCATLLCINFQQRHVEVWNGGLPDGYLLHTASGERTPLVSRHLPLGVLDASDFDDKTEVYPVATGDRIFLLSDGVIDTNDSEDRLFGAQRLHEVFDANRQPHLLIGEIQQALTAFGGQARDDVSMVEITTVDQATLGPQTVTYSDSGASSPLDWSATFEFRASTLRRFNPLPYLLQLLLEVHGLRSQSGTLYSVLSELYNNALEHGVLGLDSKLKRDATGFARYYRERGERLVELEEGFIRVHLRVVPAERGGRLTLQVEDSGAGFDADTILALPPVGNELYGRGLGLVRQLTEQASWSRDGRTASVEFSWEGMA
- a CDS encoding Hpt domain-containing protein produces the protein MEDEYPTLLDVFLDDSEHRIARLQQMLLGYAGGSGAFDLQELSLMAHSFKGSSGNMGALRLADLCRELEERSRREEVSGLEDLLASIDLEYVTVRRLIDVERQLHGVLP
- a CDS encoding flagellar hook-length control protein FliK; this translates as MPLASNPLLQTTPMAASKTNAANSVAKAADNGKDDSSSFSDVYAKQAQAKSAANNDVPVKPARDKTAPAKDKDVAAKDPAAKDDAAVDQTAVADSGNTLPADAAADAGDKDAKAADDAVAALPVETPVPEVALDPALDPALQAMVQPAVVPVKDAPVADPTTVSSATTAMVAASATTPSAAAVSSPDLANDASFDPEADPLAGLPALQFALENASAKAHAAAQQSNASNHPDKAGKSSANDSADSAQNIANNLTALADQLPTDEASTESSDKSFSGLLDDGLKDVKSSGGDTRMDNFAERLAAMSQAAQAPRAALTPTVPLINQPLAMHQSGWSEGVVDRVMYLSSQNLKSAEIQLEPAELGRLDIRVNMATDQQTQVTFMSAHVGVREALENQMSRLRESFSQQGLGQVDVSVSDQNRGWQQQQQQSQDQASNSQRSSGTSGSSSSLDGSGDGGQVDAGVAVSQPATRVIGSSEVDYYA